From a single Pseudoliparis swirei isolate HS2019 ecotype Mariana Trench chromosome 12, NWPU_hadal_v1, whole genome shotgun sequence genomic region:
- the lyrm2 gene encoding LYR motif-containing protein 2 — protein sequence MGVSRLPSAALSLKQFLQRQRVLGIYRNMMRTIRKVPDEADRKYLSDWARDEFKRNKSATNQDAIRMMITQANNHLEELQGSLALAGS from the exons ATGGGAGTCTCAAGGTTGCCGTCTGCGGCGCTTTCTCTAAAACAG TTTTTACAGAGACAAAGGGTTTTGGGGATTTACAGAAATATGATGAGGACCATACGGAAGGTACCAGACGAGGCGGACCGGAAGTACCTCAGTGACTGGGCACGAGACGAGTTCAAGAGGAACAAGAGTGCCACAAAccag GATGCCATCCGTATGATGATCACACAGGCTAACAACCActtagaggagctgcagggctcTCTGGCTTTGGCCGGCAGTTAA
- the frk gene encoding tyrosine-protein kinase SRK2: MEMKKRLSSCWGSFLAYFKKPEPASSRTPRAELVIVNPLAHGNSPEPGFCRDLKPPVKKAGDYYVAQYDYSARTQEDLSFNAGDTLEALDKSHGDWWFAKALTGVSASRQGYIPANYVAPVESIDAEPWYFPDATKRQDAEKMLLASGNEHGAFLIRNCESQTGERSLSVLDGGKVKHYKLRKLDNGHYYVTKRISFERLQELVAHYSQAADGLCVRLGEPCKKMEAPQTHGLSYNTVDQWEIDRKSIRLLRKLGAGQFGEVFEGLWNETTAVAVKTLKPGMMDPEDFLREAQLMKRLRHAKLIQLYAVCTLEEPIYIITELMNNGSLLEFLNMDKGATLGIDNQIEMAAQVASGMAFLELQNYIHRDLAARNVLVGENNICKVADFGLARVFMKENENVYEAREGTKFPVKWTAPEAIHDNKFSIKSDVWSFGILLYEIMTFGQTPYPSMTNFQVVQKLATGYRMPCPPNCPKVMYDIMTDCWKEEEQDRPTFETLHWKLEDFYDIDMTSYDDANRY, from the exons ATGGAGATGAAAAAGCGTCTTTCCTCGTGCTGGGGGAGCTTTTTGGCGTACTTTAAGAAGCCCGAGCCAGCCTCCAGCCGGACCCCCAGAGCCGAACTGGTGATCGTGAATCCCCTCGCTCACGGGAACTCACCGGAGCCGGGCTTCTGTCGAGATTTAAAGCCCCCGGTGAAGAAAGCCGGTGACTATTATGTGGCCCAGTACGACTACTCCGCGCGCACGCAGGAGGACCTGAGCTTCAACGCGGGGGATACTCTGGAGGCGCTCGATAAAAGTCACGGCGACTGGTGGTTCGCGAAAGCCCTCACCGGGGTGTCGGCGTCCAGGCAGGGATACATCCCGGCCAATTACGTGGCGCCCGTGGAGAGCATTGACGCGGAACC ATGGTATTTTCCCGACGCCACAAAGAGGCAGGATGCGGAGAAGATGCTGTTGGCCAGCGGGAACGAGCACGGTGCCTTCCTCATCCGGAACTGTGAAAGTCAGACAGGGGAGCGGTCCCTCTCGG TGCTGGACGGCGGGAAGGTGAAGCATTACAAGCTGAGGAAACTGGACAATGGTCACTACTACGTGACGAAGAGAATCTCCTTCGAAAGGCTGCAGGAGTTGGTGGCACATTACTCCCAGGCGGCCGACGGCCTCTGCGTGCGTCTCGGCGAACCGTGCAAGAAG ATGGAGGCGCCGCAGACTCACGGCCTGTCCTACAACACGGTGGACCAATGGGAGATCGACCGCAAATCCATCCGGCTGCTGCGGAAGCTCGGAGCCGGTCAGTTCGGGGAGGTGTTCGAGGGCCTGTGGAACGAAACCACCGCAGTCGCAGTGAAGACCCTCAAACCCG GCATGATGGACCCGGAGGACTTCCTCCGAGAGGCGCAGCTCATGAAGCGGCTGCGGCATGCCAAGCTGATCCAGCTGTACGCCGTGTGCACCCTGGAGGAGCCCATCTACATCATCACGGAGCTGATGAACAACGGCAGCCTGCTGGAGTTCCTCAACA TGGACAAGGGCGCCACTCTGGGCATCGACAACCAGATTGAGATGGCTGCCCAGGTGGCGTCGGGCATGGCTTTCCTGGAGTTGCAGAACTACATCCACAGAGACCTGGCGGCCAGGAACGTCCTGGTGGGCGAGAACAACATCTGCAAAGTGGCCGACTTCGGCCTGGCCAGGGTCTTCATG AAAGAGAATGAAAATGTGTATGAAGCCAGAGAAGGAACTAAATTCCCTGTGAAGTGGACGGCGCCAGAGGCCATCCACGACAACAAGTTCAGCATCAAATCAGACGTCTGGTCCTTCGGGATCCTGCTGTATGAGATCATGACGTTTGGACAGACGCCTTATCCAT CCATGACGAACTTCCAGGTGGTCCAGAAGCTCGCCACGGGCTACCGGATGCCGTGCCCCCCCAACTGCCCCAAGGTCATGTATGACATAATGACGGACTGCTGGAAGGAGGAAGAACAGGACCGGCCCACGTTCGAGACCCTGCACTGGAAGCTGGAGGACTTCTACGACATCGACATGACCTCCTACGACGACGCCAACCGTTACTAG